One Cervus elaphus chromosome 27, mCerEla1.1, whole genome shotgun sequence genomic region harbors:
- the ZBTB7C gene encoding zinc finger and BTB domain-containing protein 7C isoform X4, which yields MLAVQCFIWAPAENMANGIDELIGIPFPNHSSEVLCSLNEQRHDGLLCDVLLVVQEQEYRTHRSVLAACSKYFKKLFTAGTLASQPYVYEIDFVQPEALAAILEFAYTSTLTITASNVKHILNAARMLEIQCIVNVCLEIMEPGGDKEDDDDDEEDDDEDEEEEEEEEEDDDDDTEDFADQENLPDPQDISCHQSPSKSDHLSEKAYSDTPRDFPDSFQAGSPGHLGVIRDFSIESLLRENLYPKASLPDRRPSLSPFAPDFFPHLWPGDFGAFAQLPEQPMDSGPLDLVIKNRKIKEEEKEELPPPPPPPFPNDFFKDMFPDLPGGPLGPIKAENDYGAYLNFLSATHLGGLFPPWPLVEERKLKPKASQQCPICHKVIMGAGKLPRHMRTHTGEKPYMCNICEVRFTRQDKLKIHMRKHTGERPYLCIHCNAKFVHNYDLKNHMRIHTGVRPYQCEFCYKSFTRSDHLHRHIKRQSCRMARPRRGRKPAAWRAASLLFGPGGPAPEKAAFVMPPALGDVGGHLGGAAVCLPGPSPTKHFLAAPKGALSLQELERQFEETQMKLFGRAQLEAERNAGGLLAFALAENVAAARPYFPLPDPWAAGLAGLPGLAGLNHVASMSEANN from the exons GGCTCCGGCTGAGAACATGGCCAATGGCATTGACGAGCTGATCGGCATTCCCTTCCCCAACCACAGCAGCGAGGTCCTCTGCAGCCTAAACGAGCAGCGGCATGACGGGCTACTGTGTGACGTGCTACTGGTGGTGCAGGAGCAGGAATACCGCACCCACCGCTCGGTCCTGGCCGCCTGCAGCAAGTACTTCAAGAAGCTCTTCACGGCCGGCACCTTAGCCAGCCAGCCCTACGTCTACGAGATCGACTTCGTCCAGCCCGAGGCCCTGGCCGCCATCCTGGAGTTCGCCTACACCTCCACGCTCACCATCACCGCCTCCAACGTCAAGCACATCCTCAACGCCGCCAGGATGCTGGAGATCCAGTGCATCGTGAACGTGTGCCTGGAGATCATGGAGCCCGGGGGGGACAAGGAGGACGACGATGACGACGAGGAGGACGATGATGAGGacgaagaggaggaagaggaggaagaggaggacgaCGACGATGACACGGAGGATTTTGCTGATCAAGAAAACTTGCCTGACCCCCAGGACATCAGTTGCCACCAAAGCCCTTCCAAGTCGGACCACCTCTCGGAGAAGGCCTATTCGGACacacccagggacttccctgactccTTCCAGGCCGGCAGCCCAGGCCACCTGGGCGTGATCCGGGACTTCTCCATCGAATCTCTGCTGAGGGAGAACTTGTACCCCAAAGCCAGCCTCCCCGACAGGAGACCCTCCTTATCTCCATTCGCCCCGGACTTCTTTCCACACCTCTGGCCAGGGGACTTTGGTGCCTTTGCCCAACTGCCGGAGCAGCCCATGGACAGTGGGCCCCTGGACCTGGTCATCAAGAACCGCAAGatcaaggaggaggagaaggaggagctgcccccacccccaccgccgccCTTCCCCAACGACTTCTTCAAGGACATGTTCCCGGACCTTCCCGGGGGGCCACTGGGCCCCATCAAGGCGGAGAATGACTACGGTGCCTATCTCAACTTCCTGAGCGCCACCCACCTGGGGGGCCTCTTCCCGCCCTGGCCGCTGGTGGAGGAGCGCAAGCTGAAGCCCAAGGCCTCTCAGCAGTGCCCCATCTGCCACAAAGTCATCATGGGGGCGGGGAAGCTGCCGCGGCACATGAGGACCCACACCGGGGAGAAGCCATACATGTGCAACATCTGCGAGGTCCGCTTCACCAG GCAGGACAAGCTGAAGATCCACATGAGGAAGCACACGGGGGAGCGGCCCTATCTGTGCATCCACTGCAACGCCAAGTTCGTGCATAACTACGACCTCAAGAACCACATGCGCATCCACACGGGCGTGAGGCCCTACCAGTGCGAGTTCTGCTACAAGAGCTTCACACGCTCCGACCACCTGCACCGCCACATCAAGCGCCAGAGCTGCCGCATGGCCCGGCCCCGGCGTGGCCGCAAGCCCGCGGCCTGGAGGGCCGCCAGCCTGCTCTTCGGGCCTGGCGGCCCGGCCCCGGAGAAGGCGGCCTTCGTGATGCCCCCCGCGCTGGGCGACGTGGGCGGCCACCTGGGCGGAGCCGCCGTGTGCCTCCCGGGCCCCAGCCCCACCAAGCACTTCCTGGCCGCGCCCAAGGGCGCGCTGAGCCTGCAGGAGCTGGAGCGGCAGTTCGAGGAGACGCAGATGAAGCTGTTCGGGCGCGCCCAGCTCGAGGCCGAGCGGAACGCGGGGGGCCTCCTGGCCTTCGCGCTGGCCGAGAACGTGGCCGCCGCGCGGCCCTACTTCCCGCTGCCCGACCCCTGGGCCGCGGGCCTGGCCGGCCTCCCTGGGCTTGCCGGCCTCAACCACGTGGCCTCTATGTCTGAGGCCAACAACTAG
- the ZBTB7C gene encoding zinc finger and BTB domain-containing protein 7C isoform X1 gives MTTSRRLRQAPLSCAAAWIPSPGPWRRSGHDPGTSGVPGAARAPAENMANGIDELIGIPFPNHSSEVLCSLNEQRHDGLLCDVLLVVQEQEYRTHRSVLAACSKYFKKLFTAGTLASQPYVYEIDFVQPEALAAILEFAYTSTLTITASNVKHILNAARMLEIQCIVNVCLEIMEPGGDKEDDDDDEEDDDEDEEEEEEEEEDDDDDTEDFADQENLPDPQDISCHQSPSKSDHLSEKAYSDTPRDFPDSFQAGSPGHLGVIRDFSIESLLRENLYPKASLPDRRPSLSPFAPDFFPHLWPGDFGAFAQLPEQPMDSGPLDLVIKNRKIKEEEKEELPPPPPPPFPNDFFKDMFPDLPGGPLGPIKAENDYGAYLNFLSATHLGGLFPPWPLVEERKLKPKASQQCPICHKVIMGAGKLPRHMRTHTGEKPYMCNICEVRFTRQDKLKIHMRKHTGERPYLCIHCNAKFVHNYDLKNHMRIHTGVRPYQCEFCYKSFTRSDHLHRHIKRQSCRMARPRRGRKPAAWRAASLLFGPGGPAPEKAAFVMPPALGDVGGHLGGAAVCLPGPSPTKHFLAAPKGALSLQELERQFEETQMKLFGRAQLEAERNAGGLLAFALAENVAAARPYFPLPDPWAAGLAGLPGLAGLNHVASMSEANN, from the exons GGCTCCGGCTGAGAACATGGCCAATGGCATTGACGAGCTGATCGGCATTCCCTTCCCCAACCACAGCAGCGAGGTCCTCTGCAGCCTAAACGAGCAGCGGCATGACGGGCTACTGTGTGACGTGCTACTGGTGGTGCAGGAGCAGGAATACCGCACCCACCGCTCGGTCCTGGCCGCCTGCAGCAAGTACTTCAAGAAGCTCTTCACGGCCGGCACCTTAGCCAGCCAGCCCTACGTCTACGAGATCGACTTCGTCCAGCCCGAGGCCCTGGCCGCCATCCTGGAGTTCGCCTACACCTCCACGCTCACCATCACCGCCTCCAACGTCAAGCACATCCTCAACGCCGCCAGGATGCTGGAGATCCAGTGCATCGTGAACGTGTGCCTGGAGATCATGGAGCCCGGGGGGGACAAGGAGGACGACGATGACGACGAGGAGGACGATGATGAGGacgaagaggaggaagaggaggaagaggaggacgaCGACGATGACACGGAGGATTTTGCTGATCAAGAAAACTTGCCTGACCCCCAGGACATCAGTTGCCACCAAAGCCCTTCCAAGTCGGACCACCTCTCGGAGAAGGCCTATTCGGACacacccagggacttccctgactccTTCCAGGCCGGCAGCCCAGGCCACCTGGGCGTGATCCGGGACTTCTCCATCGAATCTCTGCTGAGGGAGAACTTGTACCCCAAAGCCAGCCTCCCCGACAGGAGACCCTCCTTATCTCCATTCGCCCCGGACTTCTTTCCACACCTCTGGCCAGGGGACTTTGGTGCCTTTGCCCAACTGCCGGAGCAGCCCATGGACAGTGGGCCCCTGGACCTGGTCATCAAGAACCGCAAGatcaaggaggaggagaaggaggagctgcccccacccccaccgccgccCTTCCCCAACGACTTCTTCAAGGACATGTTCCCGGACCTTCCCGGGGGGCCACTGGGCCCCATCAAGGCGGAGAATGACTACGGTGCCTATCTCAACTTCCTGAGCGCCACCCACCTGGGGGGCCTCTTCCCGCCCTGGCCGCTGGTGGAGGAGCGCAAGCTGAAGCCCAAGGCCTCTCAGCAGTGCCCCATCTGCCACAAAGTCATCATGGGGGCGGGGAAGCTGCCGCGGCACATGAGGACCCACACCGGGGAGAAGCCATACATGTGCAACATCTGCGAGGTCCGCTTCACCAG GCAGGACAAGCTGAAGATCCACATGAGGAAGCACACGGGGGAGCGGCCCTATCTGTGCATCCACTGCAACGCCAAGTTCGTGCATAACTACGACCTCAAGAACCACATGCGCATCCACACGGGCGTGAGGCCCTACCAGTGCGAGTTCTGCTACAAGAGCTTCACACGCTCCGACCACCTGCACCGCCACATCAAGCGCCAGAGCTGCCGCATGGCCCGGCCCCGGCGTGGCCGCAAGCCCGCGGCCTGGAGGGCCGCCAGCCTGCTCTTCGGGCCTGGCGGCCCGGCCCCGGAGAAGGCGGCCTTCGTGATGCCCCCCGCGCTGGGCGACGTGGGCGGCCACCTGGGCGGAGCCGCCGTGTGCCTCCCGGGCCCCAGCCCCACCAAGCACTTCCTGGCCGCGCCCAAGGGCGCGCTGAGCCTGCAGGAGCTGGAGCGGCAGTTCGAGGAGACGCAGATGAAGCTGTTCGGGCGCGCCCAGCTCGAGGCCGAGCGGAACGCGGGGGGCCTCCTGGCCTTCGCGCTGGCCGAGAACGTGGCCGCCGCGCGGCCCTACTTCCCGCTGCCCGACCCCTGGGCCGCGGGCCTGGCCGGCCTCCCTGGGCTTGCCGGCCTCAACCACGTGGCCTCTATGTCTGAGGCCAACAACTAG
- the ZBTB7C gene encoding zinc finger and BTB domain-containing protein 7C isoform X5, whose amino-acid sequence MANGIDELIGIPFPNHSSEVLCSLNEQRHDGLLCDVLLVVQEQEYRTHRSVLAACSKYFKKLFTAGTLASQPYVYEIDFVQPEALAAILEFAYTSTLTITASNVKHILNAARMLEIQCIVNVCLEIMEPGGDKEDDDDDEEDDDEDEEEEEEEEEDDDDDTEDFADQENLPDPQDISCHQSPSKSDHLSEKAYSDTPRDFPDSFQAGSPGHLGVIRDFSIESLLRENLYPKASLPDRRPSLSPFAPDFFPHLWPGDFGAFAQLPEQPMDSGPLDLVIKNRKIKEEEKEELPPPPPPPFPNDFFKDMFPDLPGGPLGPIKAENDYGAYLNFLSATHLGGLFPPWPLVEERKLKPKASQQCPICHKVIMGAGKLPRHMRTHTGEKPYMCNICEVRFTRQDKLKIHMRKHTGERPYLCIHCNAKFVHNYDLKNHMRIHTGVRPYQCEFCYKSFTRSDHLHRHIKRQSCRMARPRRGRKPAAWRAASLLFGPGGPAPEKAAFVMPPALGDVGGHLGGAAVCLPGPSPTKHFLAAPKGALSLQELERQFEETQMKLFGRAQLEAERNAGGLLAFALAENVAAARPYFPLPDPWAAGLAGLPGLAGLNHVASMSEANN is encoded by the exons ATGGCCAATGGCATTGACGAGCTGATCGGCATTCCCTTCCCCAACCACAGCAGCGAGGTCCTCTGCAGCCTAAACGAGCAGCGGCATGACGGGCTACTGTGTGACGTGCTACTGGTGGTGCAGGAGCAGGAATACCGCACCCACCGCTCGGTCCTGGCCGCCTGCAGCAAGTACTTCAAGAAGCTCTTCACGGCCGGCACCTTAGCCAGCCAGCCCTACGTCTACGAGATCGACTTCGTCCAGCCCGAGGCCCTGGCCGCCATCCTGGAGTTCGCCTACACCTCCACGCTCACCATCACCGCCTCCAACGTCAAGCACATCCTCAACGCCGCCAGGATGCTGGAGATCCAGTGCATCGTGAACGTGTGCCTGGAGATCATGGAGCCCGGGGGGGACAAGGAGGACGACGATGACGACGAGGAGGACGATGATGAGGacgaagaggaggaagaggaggaagaggaggacgaCGACGATGACACGGAGGATTTTGCTGATCAAGAAAACTTGCCTGACCCCCAGGACATCAGTTGCCACCAAAGCCCTTCCAAGTCGGACCACCTCTCGGAGAAGGCCTATTCGGACacacccagggacttccctgactccTTCCAGGCCGGCAGCCCAGGCCACCTGGGCGTGATCCGGGACTTCTCCATCGAATCTCTGCTGAGGGAGAACTTGTACCCCAAAGCCAGCCTCCCCGACAGGAGACCCTCCTTATCTCCATTCGCCCCGGACTTCTTTCCACACCTCTGGCCAGGGGACTTTGGTGCCTTTGCCCAACTGCCGGAGCAGCCCATGGACAGTGGGCCCCTGGACCTGGTCATCAAGAACCGCAAGatcaaggaggaggagaaggaggagctgcccccacccccaccgccgccCTTCCCCAACGACTTCTTCAAGGACATGTTCCCGGACCTTCCCGGGGGGCCACTGGGCCCCATCAAGGCGGAGAATGACTACGGTGCCTATCTCAACTTCCTGAGCGCCACCCACCTGGGGGGCCTCTTCCCGCCCTGGCCGCTGGTGGAGGAGCGCAAGCTGAAGCCCAAGGCCTCTCAGCAGTGCCCCATCTGCCACAAAGTCATCATGGGGGCGGGGAAGCTGCCGCGGCACATGAGGACCCACACCGGGGAGAAGCCATACATGTGCAACATCTGCGAGGTCCGCTTCACCAG GCAGGACAAGCTGAAGATCCACATGAGGAAGCACACGGGGGAGCGGCCCTATCTGTGCATCCACTGCAACGCCAAGTTCGTGCATAACTACGACCTCAAGAACCACATGCGCATCCACACGGGCGTGAGGCCCTACCAGTGCGAGTTCTGCTACAAGAGCTTCACACGCTCCGACCACCTGCACCGCCACATCAAGCGCCAGAGCTGCCGCATGGCCCGGCCCCGGCGTGGCCGCAAGCCCGCGGCCTGGAGGGCCGCCAGCCTGCTCTTCGGGCCTGGCGGCCCGGCCCCGGAGAAGGCGGCCTTCGTGATGCCCCCCGCGCTGGGCGACGTGGGCGGCCACCTGGGCGGAGCCGCCGTGTGCCTCCCGGGCCCCAGCCCCACCAAGCACTTCCTGGCCGCGCCCAAGGGCGCGCTGAGCCTGCAGGAGCTGGAGCGGCAGTTCGAGGAGACGCAGATGAAGCTGTTCGGGCGCGCCCAGCTCGAGGCCGAGCGGAACGCGGGGGGCCTCCTGGCCTTCGCGCTGGCCGAGAACGTGGCCGCCGCGCGGCCCTACTTCCCGCTGCCCGACCCCTGGGCCGCGGGCCTGGCCGGCCTCCCTGGGCTTGCCGGCCTCAACCACGTGGCCTCTATGTCTGAGGCCAACAACTAG
- the ZBTB7C gene encoding zinc finger and BTB domain-containing protein 7C isoform X3, whose protein sequence is MSLVTQRTRAPAENMANGIDELIGIPFPNHSSEVLCSLNEQRHDGLLCDVLLVVQEQEYRTHRSVLAACSKYFKKLFTAGTLASQPYVYEIDFVQPEALAAILEFAYTSTLTITASNVKHILNAARMLEIQCIVNVCLEIMEPGGDKEDDDDDEEDDDEDEEEEEEEEEDDDDDTEDFADQENLPDPQDISCHQSPSKSDHLSEKAYSDTPRDFPDSFQAGSPGHLGVIRDFSIESLLRENLYPKASLPDRRPSLSPFAPDFFPHLWPGDFGAFAQLPEQPMDSGPLDLVIKNRKIKEEEKEELPPPPPPPFPNDFFKDMFPDLPGGPLGPIKAENDYGAYLNFLSATHLGGLFPPWPLVEERKLKPKASQQCPICHKVIMGAGKLPRHMRTHTGEKPYMCNICEVRFTRQDKLKIHMRKHTGERPYLCIHCNAKFVHNYDLKNHMRIHTGVRPYQCEFCYKSFTRSDHLHRHIKRQSCRMARPRRGRKPAAWRAASLLFGPGGPAPEKAAFVMPPALGDVGGHLGGAAVCLPGPSPTKHFLAAPKGALSLQELERQFEETQMKLFGRAQLEAERNAGGLLAFALAENVAAARPYFPLPDPWAAGLAGLPGLAGLNHVASMSEANN, encoded by the exons GGCTCCGGCTGAGAACATGGCCAATGGCATTGACGAGCTGATCGGCATTCCCTTCCCCAACCACAGCAGCGAGGTCCTCTGCAGCCTAAACGAGCAGCGGCATGACGGGCTACTGTGTGACGTGCTACTGGTGGTGCAGGAGCAGGAATACCGCACCCACCGCTCGGTCCTGGCCGCCTGCAGCAAGTACTTCAAGAAGCTCTTCACGGCCGGCACCTTAGCCAGCCAGCCCTACGTCTACGAGATCGACTTCGTCCAGCCCGAGGCCCTGGCCGCCATCCTGGAGTTCGCCTACACCTCCACGCTCACCATCACCGCCTCCAACGTCAAGCACATCCTCAACGCCGCCAGGATGCTGGAGATCCAGTGCATCGTGAACGTGTGCCTGGAGATCATGGAGCCCGGGGGGGACAAGGAGGACGACGATGACGACGAGGAGGACGATGATGAGGacgaagaggaggaagaggaggaagaggaggacgaCGACGATGACACGGAGGATTTTGCTGATCAAGAAAACTTGCCTGACCCCCAGGACATCAGTTGCCACCAAAGCCCTTCCAAGTCGGACCACCTCTCGGAGAAGGCCTATTCGGACacacccagggacttccctgactccTTCCAGGCCGGCAGCCCAGGCCACCTGGGCGTGATCCGGGACTTCTCCATCGAATCTCTGCTGAGGGAGAACTTGTACCCCAAAGCCAGCCTCCCCGACAGGAGACCCTCCTTATCTCCATTCGCCCCGGACTTCTTTCCACACCTCTGGCCAGGGGACTTTGGTGCCTTTGCCCAACTGCCGGAGCAGCCCATGGACAGTGGGCCCCTGGACCTGGTCATCAAGAACCGCAAGatcaaggaggaggagaaggaggagctgcccccacccccaccgccgccCTTCCCCAACGACTTCTTCAAGGACATGTTCCCGGACCTTCCCGGGGGGCCACTGGGCCCCATCAAGGCGGAGAATGACTACGGTGCCTATCTCAACTTCCTGAGCGCCACCCACCTGGGGGGCCTCTTCCCGCCCTGGCCGCTGGTGGAGGAGCGCAAGCTGAAGCCCAAGGCCTCTCAGCAGTGCCCCATCTGCCACAAAGTCATCATGGGGGCGGGGAAGCTGCCGCGGCACATGAGGACCCACACCGGGGAGAAGCCATACATGTGCAACATCTGCGAGGTCCGCTTCACCAG GCAGGACAAGCTGAAGATCCACATGAGGAAGCACACGGGGGAGCGGCCCTATCTGTGCATCCACTGCAACGCCAAGTTCGTGCATAACTACGACCTCAAGAACCACATGCGCATCCACACGGGCGTGAGGCCCTACCAGTGCGAGTTCTGCTACAAGAGCTTCACACGCTCCGACCACCTGCACCGCCACATCAAGCGCCAGAGCTGCCGCATGGCCCGGCCCCGGCGTGGCCGCAAGCCCGCGGCCTGGAGGGCCGCCAGCCTGCTCTTCGGGCCTGGCGGCCCGGCCCCGGAGAAGGCGGCCTTCGTGATGCCCCCCGCGCTGGGCGACGTGGGCGGCCACCTGGGCGGAGCCGCCGTGTGCCTCCCGGGCCCCAGCCCCACCAAGCACTTCCTGGCCGCGCCCAAGGGCGCGCTGAGCCTGCAGGAGCTGGAGCGGCAGTTCGAGGAGACGCAGATGAAGCTGTTCGGGCGCGCCCAGCTCGAGGCCGAGCGGAACGCGGGGGGCCTCCTGGCCTTCGCGCTGGCCGAGAACGTGGCCGCCGCGCGGCCCTACTTCCCGCTGCCCGACCCCTGGGCCGCGGGCCTGGCCGGCCTCCCTGGGCTTGCCGGCCTCAACCACGTGGCCTCTATGTCTGAGGCCAACAACTAG
- the ZBTB7C gene encoding zinc finger and BTB domain-containing protein 7C isoform X2 codes for MQGAAAKTGGSLLCPLSPKEPGGHWSGKRAPAENMANGIDELIGIPFPNHSSEVLCSLNEQRHDGLLCDVLLVVQEQEYRTHRSVLAACSKYFKKLFTAGTLASQPYVYEIDFVQPEALAAILEFAYTSTLTITASNVKHILNAARMLEIQCIVNVCLEIMEPGGDKEDDDDDEEDDDEDEEEEEEEEEDDDDDTEDFADQENLPDPQDISCHQSPSKSDHLSEKAYSDTPRDFPDSFQAGSPGHLGVIRDFSIESLLRENLYPKASLPDRRPSLSPFAPDFFPHLWPGDFGAFAQLPEQPMDSGPLDLVIKNRKIKEEEKEELPPPPPPPFPNDFFKDMFPDLPGGPLGPIKAENDYGAYLNFLSATHLGGLFPPWPLVEERKLKPKASQQCPICHKVIMGAGKLPRHMRTHTGEKPYMCNICEVRFTRQDKLKIHMRKHTGERPYLCIHCNAKFVHNYDLKNHMRIHTGVRPYQCEFCYKSFTRSDHLHRHIKRQSCRMARPRRGRKPAAWRAASLLFGPGGPAPEKAAFVMPPALGDVGGHLGGAAVCLPGPSPTKHFLAAPKGALSLQELERQFEETQMKLFGRAQLEAERNAGGLLAFALAENVAAARPYFPLPDPWAAGLAGLPGLAGLNHVASMSEANN; via the exons GGCTCCGGCTGAGAACATGGCCAATGGCATTGACGAGCTGATCGGCATTCCCTTCCCCAACCACAGCAGCGAGGTCCTCTGCAGCCTAAACGAGCAGCGGCATGACGGGCTACTGTGTGACGTGCTACTGGTGGTGCAGGAGCAGGAATACCGCACCCACCGCTCGGTCCTGGCCGCCTGCAGCAAGTACTTCAAGAAGCTCTTCACGGCCGGCACCTTAGCCAGCCAGCCCTACGTCTACGAGATCGACTTCGTCCAGCCCGAGGCCCTGGCCGCCATCCTGGAGTTCGCCTACACCTCCACGCTCACCATCACCGCCTCCAACGTCAAGCACATCCTCAACGCCGCCAGGATGCTGGAGATCCAGTGCATCGTGAACGTGTGCCTGGAGATCATGGAGCCCGGGGGGGACAAGGAGGACGACGATGACGACGAGGAGGACGATGATGAGGacgaagaggaggaagaggaggaagaggaggacgaCGACGATGACACGGAGGATTTTGCTGATCAAGAAAACTTGCCTGACCCCCAGGACATCAGTTGCCACCAAAGCCCTTCCAAGTCGGACCACCTCTCGGAGAAGGCCTATTCGGACacacccagggacttccctgactccTTCCAGGCCGGCAGCCCAGGCCACCTGGGCGTGATCCGGGACTTCTCCATCGAATCTCTGCTGAGGGAGAACTTGTACCCCAAAGCCAGCCTCCCCGACAGGAGACCCTCCTTATCTCCATTCGCCCCGGACTTCTTTCCACACCTCTGGCCAGGGGACTTTGGTGCCTTTGCCCAACTGCCGGAGCAGCCCATGGACAGTGGGCCCCTGGACCTGGTCATCAAGAACCGCAAGatcaaggaggaggagaaggaggagctgcccccacccccaccgccgccCTTCCCCAACGACTTCTTCAAGGACATGTTCCCGGACCTTCCCGGGGGGCCACTGGGCCCCATCAAGGCGGAGAATGACTACGGTGCCTATCTCAACTTCCTGAGCGCCACCCACCTGGGGGGCCTCTTCCCGCCCTGGCCGCTGGTGGAGGAGCGCAAGCTGAAGCCCAAGGCCTCTCAGCAGTGCCCCATCTGCCACAAAGTCATCATGGGGGCGGGGAAGCTGCCGCGGCACATGAGGACCCACACCGGGGAGAAGCCATACATGTGCAACATCTGCGAGGTCCGCTTCACCAG GCAGGACAAGCTGAAGATCCACATGAGGAAGCACACGGGGGAGCGGCCCTATCTGTGCATCCACTGCAACGCCAAGTTCGTGCATAACTACGACCTCAAGAACCACATGCGCATCCACACGGGCGTGAGGCCCTACCAGTGCGAGTTCTGCTACAAGAGCTTCACACGCTCCGACCACCTGCACCGCCACATCAAGCGCCAGAGCTGCCGCATGGCCCGGCCCCGGCGTGGCCGCAAGCCCGCGGCCTGGAGGGCCGCCAGCCTGCTCTTCGGGCCTGGCGGCCCGGCCCCGGAGAAGGCGGCCTTCGTGATGCCCCCCGCGCTGGGCGACGTGGGCGGCCACCTGGGCGGAGCCGCCGTGTGCCTCCCGGGCCCCAGCCCCACCAAGCACTTCCTGGCCGCGCCCAAGGGCGCGCTGAGCCTGCAGGAGCTGGAGCGGCAGTTCGAGGAGACGCAGATGAAGCTGTTCGGGCGCGCCCAGCTCGAGGCCGAGCGGAACGCGGGGGGCCTCCTGGCCTTCGCGCTGGCCGAGAACGTGGCCGCCGCGCGGCCCTACTTCCCGCTGCCCGACCCCTGGGCCGCGGGCCTGGCCGGCCTCCCTGGGCTTGCCGGCCTCAACCACGTGGCCTCTATGTCTGAGGCCAACAACTAG